A DNA window from Paraburkholderia sp. IMGN_8 contains the following coding sequences:
- a CDS encoding ABC transporter substrate-binding protein, with translation MNSKKMAVASVVAALALYGVVAHAEPLKANVIHWWTSGGESAAIRQFADAYNKAGGQWVDNAVAGADQARSTAINRIVGGDPPTAAQFNTSRQFHDLIDQGLLNNVDDVAAKENWNGVFPQSIIDSIKVKGHYYAAPVDIHMPAWFFYSKPVFQKAGIAAEPKSFDEFVADLTKLKAAGVTPLAFGGQPWQEKITFDAVFADVGGPDLYLKVYRDRDMNAVKSDAFRKVLASFKRLHDFVDAGSPGRNWNDATALVISGKAGVQIMGDWAKGEFSAANQSAGKDFGCFPGFGPHSPYLVAGDVFVFPKTDNATAIKAQNLLATVMTSPSAQVAFSAKKGSIPIRPDVDASSLDICAKEGIAIMKDKSRQLPNPEMLLSPDTQGALIDVITNFWNKNQSVDDAQKAFASALKS, from the coding sequence ATGAACAGCAAAAAAATGGCCGTGGCGAGTGTCGTTGCGGCACTGGCGTTGTATGGCGTCGTCGCGCATGCGGAGCCCTTGAAGGCCAACGTGATTCACTGGTGGACGTCCGGCGGCGAATCGGCCGCGATCCGCCAGTTCGCCGATGCGTATAACAAGGCCGGCGGCCAGTGGGTCGATAACGCGGTGGCCGGCGCCGATCAGGCGCGTTCCACGGCGATCAACCGTATCGTGGGCGGCGATCCACCCACGGCCGCGCAATTCAATACGTCCAGGCAGTTTCACGACCTGATCGACCAGGGCCTGCTGAACAACGTCGACGATGTCGCCGCGAAAGAGAACTGGAACGGCGTGTTTCCACAATCGATCATCGACAGCATCAAGGTAAAGGGGCATTACTATGCCGCGCCGGTCGATATCCACATGCCGGCATGGTTCTTCTACTCAAAGCCGGTGTTCCAGAAGGCCGGCATTGCCGCCGAACCGAAGAGCTTCGACGAATTCGTCGCCGACCTCACCAAACTGAAAGCCGCGGGCGTGACACCGCTCGCGTTCGGCGGCCAGCCGTGGCAGGAAAAAATCACCTTCGACGCGGTGTTCGCCGATGTCGGCGGTCCCGATCTTTATCTGAAGGTGTATCGCGATCGCGATATGAACGCGGTCAAGTCGGATGCGTTCAGGAAGGTGCTCGCGTCGTTCAAGCGCCTGCACGATTTCGTCGATGCGGGTTCGCCGGGCCGCAACTGGAATGATGCTACTGCGCTGGTGATTTCCGGCAAGGCGGGCGTGCAGATCATGGGCGACTGGGCCAAGGGCGAGTTCTCGGCAGCCAATCAGAGTGCCGGTAAAGACTTCGGCTGCTTCCCGGGTTTCGGTCCGCATTCGCCGTATCTGGTAGCGGGCGACGTGTTCGTGTTCCCGAAAACCGACAACGCCACCGCGATCAAGGCGCAAAATCTGCTTGCCACGGTGATGACCTCGCCGTCCGCGCAGGTCGCATTCAGCGCGAAAAAAGGCTCGATTCCGATTCGTCCCGATGTGGATGCCAGCAGTCTCGACATCTGCGCGAAGGAGGGCATTGCGATCATGAAGGACAAGTCGCGTCAGTTGCCGAATCCGGAAATGTTGCTCTCGCCTGACACGCAGGGCGCGTTGATCGACGTCATCACGAACTTCTGGAACAAGAACCAGTCGGTCGACGATGCGCAGAAGGCGTTTGCCAGCGCGCTGAAAAGCTAG
- the ftrA gene encoding transcriptional regulator FtrA, with protein sequence MHNHLVVALVYDRLCTFEFGCVTELFALERPELGVDWYRFAVCASESGPIRAAGGITVAAPYTLKLLERADTIVVPGWRDADELPPEALLKKIRAAYERGARLCSICSGVFVLAAAGVLDGKTVTTHWRYAGKLQQRYPQLRVQPDALYVDEGRIITSAGSAAGLDMLLHLVRRDHGSTVANRVAQRLVVPPHREGGQAQFVPRPMPQDESGRLAKLMDWVRRHPALPHTLCSLAERAAMSPRTLQRQFHDATGMAPYEWLVRERVAIARELLEAPTPLPMARVAELAGFGSEESLRRHFRRIALTSPGAYRKKFGAV encoded by the coding sequence ATGCATAACCATCTCGTCGTCGCGCTGGTTTATGACCGGCTTTGCACTTTCGAATTCGGCTGCGTGACCGAGTTGTTCGCACTCGAACGTCCGGAACTCGGCGTGGACTGGTATCGCTTCGCGGTTTGCGCGAGCGAGTCCGGCCCGATTCGCGCGGCAGGCGGTATCACGGTCGCCGCGCCATATACGCTGAAGCTGCTGGAGCGTGCGGACACAATCGTGGTACCCGGCTGGCGCGACGCGGACGAGCTGCCGCCTGAAGCGCTGCTGAAGAAAATTCGCGCCGCCTACGAACGCGGCGCGCGGCTCTGTTCGATCTGCTCCGGCGTGTTCGTGCTGGCGGCAGCAGGCGTGCTCGACGGCAAGACGGTCACCACGCACTGGCGTTATGCCGGGAAATTGCAGCAGCGTTACCCGCAGCTTCGCGTGCAGCCGGACGCGCTGTATGTCGACGAAGGGCGGATCATCACCTCGGCGGGATCGGCAGCGGGACTCGACATGCTGCTGCATCTGGTGCGGCGCGATCATGGCAGCACCGTGGCGAATCGCGTCGCGCAGCGGCTCGTGGTGCCGCCGCATCGCGAGGGCGGCCAGGCGCAGTTCGTGCCGCGTCCGATGCCGCAGGACGAAAGCGGCCGTCTGGCGAAGCTGATGGATTGGGTGCGTAGGCATCCTGCTTTGCCGCACACGTTATGCTCGCTCGCCGAGCGGGCGGCGATGAGTCCGCGTACGCTGCAACGGCAATTTCACGACGCCACCGGCATGGCGCCATACGAATGGCTGGTGCGCGAACGTGTGGCGATTGCCCGCGAGTTGCTCGAAGCACCCACGCCGCTGCCGATGGCGCGAGTCGCGGAGCTGGCGGGCTTCGGTTCGGAAGAATCTTTGCGCCGGCATTTCCGGCGTATCGCGTTGACGAGCCCGGGCGCATACCGGAAGAAGTTTGGGGCGGTTTGA
- a CDS encoding DUF2252 domain-containing protein, whose product MLDIAQTIASFNAGRDPERLAMKYKLMRSSPFVFLRGTCHLFYQRLPRDKMLDAAPPVWICGDMHLENFGSYKGDNRLIYFDNNDFDEACLAPSLYELVRLLTSVLVGSADLKLSRAEALALCHTALDAYSEALVFGKSRWIEAETSVGMVRDLFDALASRSRAAHLDRRTTLKGKTRALKVDGKKALPVSDKARAAVTAFMNTFAASEPNPDFYRIIDVARRIAGTGSLGVDRYVILVEGKGSPDGNYLIDLKEALPSSVLPHVRTPQPKWQTEAQRVVEIQRRNQAVSQAFLHAVEFNQRSYVLRSLQPSEDRVALNDWDGKLPRLEEVVNSMAELSAWAHLRSGGRQGSSIADELIAFGARRDWQLPLIEIAVQCEAQVAADWKAYCDAYDRGAFDVPAKP is encoded by the coding sequence ATGCTCGATATCGCACAGACTATCGCCAGCTTCAACGCCGGTCGCGACCCCGAACGGCTCGCGATGAAATACAAGCTCATGCGCAGTTCGCCGTTCGTGTTTCTGCGCGGCACGTGCCATCTGTTTTATCAGCGTCTGCCGCGCGACAAGATGCTCGACGCTGCGCCGCCGGTCTGGATCTGCGGCGACATGCATCTGGAAAACTTCGGCAGCTACAAGGGCGACAACCGCCTCATCTACTTCGATAACAACGACTTCGACGAGGCGTGCCTCGCGCCGAGTCTGTACGAACTGGTACGCCTCCTGACGAGCGTGCTGGTCGGCTCGGCCGATCTCAAGCTCAGCCGCGCGGAGGCGCTCGCGCTTTGCCACACCGCGCTCGACGCGTACAGCGAGGCGTTGGTCTTCGGCAAATCGCGCTGGATCGAAGCGGAAACCTCGGTCGGCATGGTGCGCGATCTGTTCGACGCGCTGGCAAGCCGCTCGCGCGCCGCGCATCTGGACCGGCGCACCACGCTCAAAGGCAAGACCCGCGCGCTGAAAGTGGACGGCAAGAAAGCGCTGCCGGTCAGCGACAAGGCGCGCGCCGCAGTCACTGCGTTCATGAACACGTTCGCCGCTAGCGAGCCCAATCCGGACTTTTACCGCATCATCGACGTGGCGCGGCGCATCGCCGGCACCGGTAGTCTCGGCGTCGACCGGTATGTGATTCTCGTCGAAGGTAAAGGCTCGCCGGACGGCAACTATCTGATCGATCTGAAAGAGGCGCTGCCTTCGTCGGTGCTGCCGCATGTGCGCACGCCGCAGCCGAAGTGGCAGACCGAAGCGCAGCGCGTGGTCGAGATTCAACGGCGCAATCAAGCGGTCTCGCAGGCGTTTTTGCATGCCGTGGAATTCAATCAGCGCTCGTATGTGCTGCGCAGTTTGCAGCCGTCGGAAGACCGTGTGGCGTTGAACGACTGGGACGGCAAGCTGCCGCGCCTCGAAGAGGTGGTCAACAGCATGGCGGAGTTGAGCGCGTGGGCGCATCTGCGCAGCGGCGGACGGCAAGGGTCTTCGATCGCCGACGAGCTGATCGCGTTCGGCGCTCGCCGCGACTGGCAGTTGCCGTTGATCGAAATCGCGGTGCAATGCGAAGCGCAGGTCGCGGCCGACTGGAAAGCGTATTGCGATGCCTACGATCGCGGCGCGTTCGATGTGCCGGCCAAGCCGTGA
- a CDS encoding rhodanese-like domain-containing protein: MSTSNPVTAIPAADSAAALAHFQASLQFETDCSDVSAALASGSPGFVLLDVRSPALFAQGHVPGALNLPHGKIVASKLAEYPQDTLFVTYCAGPHCNGAARGALRLAQLGRPVKLMIGGITGWLDEGLELA, translated from the coding sequence ATGTCGACCAGCAACCCCGTCACCGCCATCCCCGCCGCCGACAGCGCCGCCGCGCTCGCCCACTTCCAGGCATCGCTGCAATTCGAAACCGACTGCTCGGATGTCTCCGCGGCGCTCGCCAGCGGCTCGCCCGGCTTCGTGCTGCTCGACGTGCGCAGCCCCGCGCTGTTCGCGCAGGGCCATGTGCCCGGCGCGCTCAACCTGCCGCACGGCAAGATCGTCGCTTCGAAGCTCGCGGAGTATCCACAAGACACATTGTTCGTCACCTACTGCGCCGGTCCGCACTGCAACGGCGCCGCGCGCGGCGCGTTGCGTCTCGCGCAACTGGGGCGCCCGGTCAAGCTGATGATCGGCGGCATCACGGGCTGGCTGGATGAAGGGCTCGAACTCGCGTAA
- a CDS encoding GH1 family beta-glucosidase: MANDTSAVSDAASHHSLSDPFTPPADSSLWRKNFLLGAATASYQIEGAVNEDGRVPSIWDTFSAIPGKVLAGDTGTVACDHYHRWEADVDMLAGLGLEGYRLSIAWPRVMDAAGAPNRKGLDFYKRLLNRLKEKGITTFATLYHWDLPQHLEDRGGWLNRDTAYRFADYADLMSGELAGMVDAWATLNEPWCSAYLGYGNGHHAPGLADDRFATQAMHHLLLAHGLALPVLRGNDPASQKGIVANIGRGTANTDSAADRRAAHLFEVQHNAWILDPLLKGAYPQDLFELWPGTEPLMLDGDMQTISAPLDFLGINYYFRTNVASDGAHGFRDVPLEGVERTQMGWEVYPDGLRDLLVGFNGTYKNLPPIYITENGMASDDKVIDGRVDDTQRISFLKRHLAAVDGAIKAGVDIRGYFLWSLMDNFEWAFGYERRFGVVHVDYGTQQRTVKRSAELVAKFLKERKARM, encoded by the coding sequence GTGGCAAACGACACATCCGCTGTTTCCGACGCTGCATCCCACCACTCGCTCTCCGATCCCTTTACACCGCCTGCCGACTCGTCGCTGTGGCGCAAGAACTTCCTGCTTGGCGCGGCCACGGCTTCTTACCAGATCGAAGGCGCGGTGAATGAAGATGGCCGCGTGCCGTCGATCTGGGACACCTTCTCGGCGATTCCCGGCAAGGTGCTGGCCGGCGACACCGGCACGGTTGCATGCGATCACTACCATCGTTGGGAGGCGGACGTCGACATGCTGGCGGGACTCGGCCTCGAAGGCTATCGGCTCTCGATCGCCTGGCCGCGCGTGATGGACGCAGCAGGCGCGCCGAATCGCAAAGGACTCGACTTTTACAAGCGCCTGTTGAACCGGCTGAAAGAGAAGGGCATCACGACTTTCGCGACGCTGTATCACTGGGATTTGCCGCAGCATCTGGAAGATCGCGGCGGCTGGCTCAACCGCGATACCGCGTATCGCTTCGCCGACTACGCCGATCTGATGAGCGGCGAACTGGCCGGCATGGTCGACGCATGGGCCACGCTCAACGAGCCGTGGTGCTCGGCCTACCTGGGCTACGGCAACGGGCATCACGCGCCCGGTCTCGCCGACGATCGCTTCGCGACCCAGGCGATGCATCATCTGCTGCTCGCGCATGGTCTCGCGCTTCCAGTGTTGCGCGGCAACGATCCGGCTTCGCAAAAGGGTATCGTCGCGAATATTGGCCGCGGTACGGCGAATACGGACAGCGCAGCGGATCGCCGCGCGGCGCATTTATTCGAGGTCCAGCACAATGCGTGGATTCTCGATCCGCTGCTCAAGGGCGCCTACCCGCAAGACCTGTTCGAACTATGGCCGGGCACCGAGCCGCTGATGCTGGACGGCGACATGCAGACGATTTCAGCGCCGCTGGATTTCCTCGGCATCAACTATTACTTCCGCACCAACGTCGCGAGCGACGGCGCGCACGGTTTCAGGGACGTGCCGCTCGAAGGCGTCGAACGCACGCAGATGGGCTGGGAGGTTTATCCCGACGGCTTGCGCGATCTGTTGGTCGGTTTCAATGGCACGTATAAGAACTTGCCGCCGATCTACATTACCGAAAACGGCATGGCGTCGGATGATAAGGTGATCGACGGCCGCGTCGACGATACGCAGCGAATCTCGTTCCTGAAGCGCCATCTCGCCGCCGTGGATGGCGCGATCAAGGCGGGTGTCGATATTCGCGGCTATTTCCTCTGGTCGCTGATGGACAACTTCGAGTGGGCGTTCGGTTATGAGCGGCGTTTCGGCGTGGTGCACGTCGACTACGGCACGCAACAGCGTACGGTCAAACGCAGTGCGGAGCTGGTGGCTAAATTTCTGAAGGAGCGTAAAGCAAGGATGTAA
- a CDS encoding sugar ABC transporter permease: MHALKLQAARSRQLKEPQKKPLKKRLPLAAWVALLPMVLTVVFAYLGTMVWTARVSLSNSRTFPSGDFAGLTQYARLFHNDRWLLSLQNIVICGACFIVACMVIGLLLAIFIDQRVVAEGALRTVFLYPYAMSFVATGLVWQWILNPELGAQTVLRKLGFVHARFDWIVDQDWVIYTVVIATVWQASGLVMALLLAGLRGIDDELWKAARIDGIPRWRVYASIVVPMLGPSMSTAFVLLFVMVVKLYDAVVAMTQGGPGTASEVPAKFIMDYLFGRANIGLASAASIVLLVTVLAILTPFFYARSRAALRKDV, encoded by the coding sequence ATGCACGCGCTCAAGCTGCAAGCCGCCCGATCCAGGCAACTGAAAGAGCCGCAGAAGAAGCCGCTGAAAAAACGATTACCGCTGGCGGCGTGGGTGGCGTTGCTGCCGATGGTCCTGACCGTCGTGTTCGCGTATCTCGGCACGATGGTCTGGACCGCGCGCGTGTCGCTCAGCAATTCGCGCACCTTTCCTTCCGGCGATTTCGCGGGGCTCACGCAATATGCGCGGCTCTTTCATAATGACCGCTGGCTGTTGTCGCTGCAAAACATCGTGATTTGCGGCGCGTGCTTTATCGTGGCGTGCATGGTGATCGGTTTGCTGCTGGCGATTTTCATCGATCAGCGCGTGGTGGCGGAGGGCGCGCTACGCACGGTGTTTCTCTATCCGTATGCGATGTCGTTTGTCGCGACTGGTTTGGTCTGGCAGTGGATTCTCAATCCGGAACTCGGCGCGCAGACCGTGTTGCGCAAGCTCGGCTTCGTGCACGCGCGCTTCGACTGGATCGTCGACCAGGACTGGGTGATCTACACCGTCGTCATCGCGACAGTGTGGCAGGCGTCGGGGCTCGTGATGGCGCTGCTGCTGGCGGGCTTGCGCGGTATCGACGACGAACTGTGGAAAGCCGCGCGCATCGACGGCATTCCGCGTTGGCGCGTGTATGCAAGCATTGTCGTACCGATGCTGGGGCCCTCGATGTCCACCGCCTTCGTGCTGCTGTTCGTGATGGTCGTGAAGCTCTACGACGCCGTGGTCGCGATGACGCAAGGCGGACCCGGCACGGCCAGCGAGGTGCCGGCGAAATTCATCATGGACTATCTGTTCGGGCGCGCCAACATCGGTCTCGCGTCCGCCGCGTCGATCGTGTTGCTGGTGACGGTATTGGCGATTCTCACGCCGTTCTTCTATGCCCGCAGCCGCGCCGCGTTGCGCAAGGACGTCTGA
- a CDS encoding carbohydrate ABC transporter permease, translating into MNASASPLKAPSAHAERPRRRRTKFTPARLGVYAFLLTAALFFLLPLYVMLVTSVKPMSEIRLGNLLAFPAHFTLDAWRAAWQSACTGLDCNGIQVGFWNSVRIVVPSTVLSILIGAVNGYALSFWRPRGAGLLFGVLLMGAFIPVQVMVYPLVRVLASVHLFSSLPGIVVIHTIFGMPVMTLLFRNYYASIPQELFKAARIDGGGFWRIFVQLMLPMSTPIIVVAIIMQVTGIWNDFILGLVFAGTKNLPMTVQLNNIINTTTGERLYNVNMAATILTSLVPLAIYFISGRWFVRGIASGAVKG; encoded by the coding sequence ATGAACGCGAGCGCTTCTCCGCTAAAAGCACCTTCGGCACATGCAGAACGTCCGCGCCGGCGCCGCACGAAATTCACGCCGGCACGCCTGGGCGTCTACGCGTTTCTGCTGACAGCCGCGCTGTTCTTCCTGCTGCCGCTGTATGTGATGCTCGTCACGTCGGTGAAGCCGATGAGCGAGATTCGCCTCGGCAATCTGCTCGCGTTTCCCGCGCATTTCACGCTCGATGCATGGCGTGCCGCGTGGCAATCCGCATGCACGGGGCTCGATTGCAACGGCATCCAGGTCGGCTTCTGGAATTCGGTGCGGATTGTCGTGCCGAGCACGGTGCTGTCGATCCTGATCGGCGCGGTGAACGGTTATGCGTTGTCGTTCTGGCGCCCGCGCGGCGCCGGTCTGCTATTCGGCGTGCTGCTGATGGGCGCCTTCATTCCGGTGCAGGTGATGGTCTATCCGCTGGTGCGTGTGCTTGCTAGCGTGCATCTGTTCAGTTCGCTGCCGGGCATCGTGGTGATTCACACGATCTTCGGCATGCCGGTGATGACGCTGCTGTTTCGCAACTACTACGCGTCGATTCCGCAGGAGCTGTTCAAGGCGGCGCGCATCGACGGCGGCGGTTTCTGGCGTATCTTCGTGCAACTGATGCTGCCGATGTCGACGCCGATCATCGTCGTGGCGATCATCATGCAGGTGACGGGGATCTGGAACGACTTCATTCTCGGCCTCGTGTTCGCCGGCACAAAAAACCTGCCAATGACGGTGCAACTGAACAACATCATCAATACCACGACCGGCGAGCGGCTCTATAACGTCAATATGGCGGCGACCATTCTGACCTCGCTGGTGCCGCTTGCGATCTACTTCATTTCGGGCCGCTGGTTTGTGCGCGGCATTGCATCGGGCGCCGTCAAAGGATAG
- a CDS encoding polymer-forming cytoskeletal protein, producing the protein MFSKKKTAGIQQTKLATLIAHDVRVTGHLQFSDGLRMDGHVKGNVSGEPGSQTLLVLSDRGSIEGNVHGYDVVVNGRIVGDVIADHFVELQSNAHVTGNIYYQQLRMDCGASVDGKLSKREGAQAAPILVSVADAGRQDLKAG; encoded by the coding sequence ATGTTCAGCAAGAAAAAAACCGCGGGCATCCAGCAGACCAAGCTCGCCACCCTGATCGCGCACGACGTGCGCGTGACCGGCCATCTCCAGTTCAGCGACGGTCTGCGCATGGACGGCCACGTGAAGGGCAATGTCAGCGGCGAGCCGGGCAGCCAGACGCTGCTGGTGCTGAGCGACCGCGGCTCGATCGAAGGCAACGTGCACGGCTATGACGTGGTGGTCAATGGCAGGATCGTCGGCGACGTGATCGCCGATCACTTTGTCGAGTTGCAGAGCAATGCCCATGTGACCGGCAACATCTACTACCAGCAATTGCGGATGGATTGCGGCGCGTCGGTGGACGGCAAGCTGAGCAAGCGTGAAGGTGCGCAGGCGGCGCCGATTCTCGTGTCGGTCGCCGATGCCGGGCGTCAGGACCTCAAGGCCGGCTAG